In the Colletotrichum higginsianum IMI 349063 chromosome 7 map unlocalized unitig_7, whole genome shotgun sequence genome, one interval contains:
- a CDS encoding Protein phosphatase 2C: MHRAAVRALRTTYRCTARSFARNTRRGLFEHNLSTTPSSFATRHGLRYSSSSSSSSSSTNQPHHKPEHAVQPLKSSMYIRRFSVALVSTLVGYGAWYSYNGPSIDKSQSLTRSFTTGATAGGDAAPTRAVLVVGADQLHTGTFVGEGPISKTTSDDGRKVIEMLTPEQATQKLRKTEQSFLVNRGQGVLRYDLVQLPSNDPIEDDHAEKIVEVPNKAAGVTGNSSDWMFWGVFDGHAGWTTSAKLRQTLIASVAKELNNTYQSSADLSPAADAIDAAIKSGFTRLDDEIVNQSVERVLKAGSKTMAAELLAPALSGSCALLSFYDSRSKLLRVACTGDSRAVLGRRSASGKWTATALSVDQTGGNPDEAARLRKLHPGEDRVVHNGRVLGGLEPTRAFGDASYKWSREITNRLRESFFARSASPLLKTPPYVTAEPVVTTTKIEPENGDFVVMATDGLWEMLTNEEVVGLVGKWIESQASGSSQFDSTWSKLFGSKQSTLPVEQASDKSIDGQKTPIRLQQWGISPDAPERFVVKDKNVATHLVRNALGGKNEEQVSALLTLPSPFSRRYRDDLTVQVIFFGNGEKTGEVNLNEEATAASKQQPAKAKL; the protein is encoded by the exons ATGCATCGCGCAGCAGTAAGGGCTTTGCGGACAACCTATCGATGTACGGCTCGTAGCTTCGCACGCAACACCCGACGGGGCCTCTTCGAACATAACCTCTCCACCACCCCCTCGTCCTTCGCGACCCGCCACGGCCTGCGATactcatcttcctcctcttcctcctcctcctctacGAACCAGCCTCACCACAAACCCGAGCATGCTGTCCAGCCGCTAAAGTCCTCCATGTACATCCGCCGCTTCTCCGTTGCTCTCGTGTCCACACTCGTCGGCTACGGCGCCTGGTACTCGTACAACGGCCCCAGTATCGACAAGTCCCAGAGCTTGACGAGGAGCTTCACCACTGGCGCaaccgccggcggcgatgctgcCCCGACCCGCGCTGTTCTCGTTGTAGGCGCTGATCAGCTGCACACCGGAACCTTTGTCGGAGAGGGTCCCATCTCCAAAACCAccagcgacgacggccgcaaGGTCATTGAGATGTTGACCCCCGAGCAGGCTACTCAGAAGTTGCGCAAGACGGAGCAGTCCTTCCTCGTCAACAGAGGCCAGGGTGTTCTGCGCTACGACCTTGTCCAGCTTCCTAGCAACGACCCTATCGAGGATGACCATGCCGAGAAGATTGTCGAAGTGCCTaacaaggccgccggcgtcacggGCAACAGCAGCGACTGGATGTTCTGGGGTGTATTTGACGGCCATGC TGGCTGGACCACCTCGGCGAAGCTGCGCCAGACTCTGATCGCCTCTGTTGCCAAGGAGCTCAACAACACCTACCAATCTTCCGCTGACCTGTCGCCGGCAGCTGATGCCATTGATGCTGCCATCAAGTCCGGCTTCACCCGTCTCGACGATGAGATTGTCAATCAGAGCGTCGAGAGGGTCCTCAAGGCCGGCTCCAAGACCATGGCCGCGGAACTTCTTGCCCCCGCTCTGTCCGGCTCCTGCGCCCTCCTGTCCTTCTACGACAGCAGATCGAAGCTTCTGCGGGTTGCTTGCACTGGCGACTCGCGCGCtgtcctcggccgtcgaTCCGCGTCGGGCAAATGGACCGCTACCGCTCTGTCGGTAGACCAGACGGGCGGTAACCCAGACGAGGCCGCCCGCTTGCGCAAGCTCCACCCTGGTGAGGACCGAGTCGTGCACAACGGCCGAGTCCTTGGCGGTTTGGAACCAACCCGCGCCTTCGGCGACGCGAGCTACAAGTGGAGCCGTGAGATCACTAACAGACTCCGGGAATCCTTCTTTGCCCGCTCcgcctctcccctcctcaaGACGCCCCCGTACGTCACGGCCGAGCCCGTCGTTACGACGACCAAGATCGAGCCCGAGAACGGAGACTTTGTGGTCATGGCCACCGATGGCTTGTGGGAGATGTTGACCAATGAGGAGGTCGTAGGTCTTGTCGGCAAGTGGATCGAGAGCCAGGCCAGCGGCTCCTCGCAGTTCGACTCGACCTGGTCTAAGCTCTTCGGATCTAAGCAGTCCACCTTGCCCGTCGAGCAGGCGAGCGACAAGAGCATCGACGGCCAAAAGACGCCCATTCGTCTGCAGCAGTGGGGCATCTCACCCGACGCTCCGGAGCGGTTCGTCGTCAAGGATAAAAATGTGGCTACGCATCTAGTCCGCAACGCCCTCGGTGGCAAGAACGAGGAGCAAGTCTCCGCTCTGCTGACTCTGCCGTCCCCATTCTCCAGACGTTACAG GGACGACTTGACCGTGCAGGTCATCTTTTTTGGGAACGGCGAAAAGACAGGCGAGGTTAACCTCAACGAGGAGGCAACGGCTGCGTCGAAGCAACAGCCCGCCAAGGCGAAGCTTTAG
- a CDS encoding Serine/threonine-protein kinase nrc-2, with protein MPASRTHQNGAAQFNQKLKNLFRINLNSGADRDREKSSAAHLQSSTDASPARPEARSKFGSSFFKGTVGRLRTNTTASEGNPLDEALSPTAHANPYFVHQGQPGLRHHNNESVPPSPPDTPNFKIQGPDGGPEQQTTSAGREELARKLRRVASAPNAQGLFSKGKGSAERPATAELSKDPLVLDKDSGTLEMVDPSKVNGSAGHGLGVPDKDVLGNLPPPNRNSLAFRRTYSSNSIKVRDVEVGPQSFDKIKLIGKGDVGKVYLVREKKSSRLYAMKVLSKKEMIKRNKIKRALAEQEILATSNHPFIVTLYHSFQSEDYLYLCMEYCSGGEFFRALQTRPGKCIPEEDARFYAAEVTAALEYLHLMGFIYRDLKPENILLHQSGHIMLSDFDLSKQSDLGGKPTMIVGKTGTSTTSLHIDTRSCIANFRTNSFVGTEEYIAPEVIKGSGHTSAVDWWTLGILIYEMLYGTTPFKGKNRNATFANILREDIPFPDHAGAPQLSNLCKSLIRKLLIKDENRRLGAKAGASDIKAHPFFKTTQWALIRHMKPPIVPVTGRGIDTVNFRNVKESESIDLSGSHPMQASLKGVPLDSGLATPGGEVAVDPFEEFNSVTLHHDGDDDHHHSQQNGQYQHHS; from the exons ATGCCTGCCAGCCGAACCCACCAGAATGGCGCCGCCCAGTTCAATCAGAAGCTGAAGAACCTCTTCCGCATCAACCTCAACAGCGGCGCCGACCGAGACCGGGAGAAgtcctccgccgcccaccTCCAATCCTCCACAGATGCATCTCCCGCCCGCCCAGAGGCCCGGAGCAAGTTCGGCAGCAGCTTCTTCAAAGGCACTGTTGGCCGATTGAGGACAaacaccaccgccagcgAAGGCAATCCCCTCGACGAGGCTCTCAGTCCGACCGCCCACGCGAACCCGTACTTTGTTCATCAGGGCCAGCCGGGCCTCCGCCACCACAACAACGAATCCGTGCCCCCAAGTCCTCCAGATACCCCCAACTTCAAGATTCAAGGTCCTGATGGCGGCCCGGAACAGCAGACCACGAGCGCCGGCAGGGAGGAATTGGCTCGGAAACTTAGGAGGGTTGCCAGCGCCCCCAATGCTCAGGGCTTGTTCTCCAAGGGAAAGGGCAGCGCCGAGCGTCCGGCCACCgccgagctgagcaaggATCCGCTGGTGCTCGACAAGGACTCAGGCACCCTCGAGATGGTTGATCCGTCCAAGGTTAACGGTTCTGCCGGACATGGCCTTGGCGTCCCTGACAAGGACGTTCTCGGCAACCTGCCGCCCCCGAATCGCAACAGCCTCGCCTTCAGGAGGACATACAGCTCCAACTCGATCAAGGTtcgcgacgtcgaggtcggcccCCAGAGTTTCGACAAGATCAAGTTGATTGGTAAGGGAGACGTTGGCAAGGTCTATCTGGTccgcgagaagaagagcagccGGCTCTACGCTATGAAAG TGTTGAGCAAGAAGGAAATGATTAAGCGGAACAAGATCAAACGTGCACTCGCCGAGCAAGAAATCCTGGCCACGAGTAACCATCCGTTCATCGTTACGCTTTACCACTCGTTCCAGTCTGAGGACTACCTGTACTTGTGCATGGAATATTGCAGTGGTGGAGAGTTCTTCCGGGCGCTGCAGACTCGCCCTGGCAAGTGCATccccgaggaggacgcgcGATtctacgccgccgaggtcacTGCGGCCTTGGAATATCTGCATCTGATGGGTTTCATCTATCGCGACTTGAAGCCAGAGA ACATCCTGCTCCACCAGTCGGGCCACATTATGCTTTCGGACTTTGACTTGTCTAAGCAATCTGACCTCGGTGGAAAGCCCACCATGATTGTCGGCAAGACGGGTACCAGCACCACGTCATTGCACATCGACACCCGATCATGTATCGCCAACTTCCGCACCAATTCATTCGTCGGCACAGAAGAGTACATCGCACCGGAGGTCATTAAGGGTAGCGGCCACACTAGTGCGGTGGACTGGTGGACCCTGGGTATCTTGATTTACGAGATGCTCTACGGCACTACCCCCTTCAAGGGCAAGAACCGGAACGCGACTTTTGCAAACATCCTGAGAGAAGACATTCCCTTTCCCGACCATGCGGGGGCACCGCAATTATCCAA CCTTTGCAAGTCCCTGATTCGCAAACTTCTCATCAAGGACGAGAACCGGAGATTAggcgccaaggccggcgcctCGGATATCAAAGCGCACCCCTTCTTCAAGACGACCCAATGGGCTTTGATTCGTCACATGAAGCCGCCCATTGTTCCCGTCACAGGGCGCGGCATCGATACTGTCAATTTCCGCAACGTCAAGGAAAGCGAAAGCATAGATCTCAGCGGCTCCCACCCAATGCAAGCCAGCCTGAAGGGGGTTCCCCTGGATAGCGGCCTGGCGACTCCTGGCGGTGAGGTTGCTGTGGACCCCTTTGAGGAATTCAACAGCGTTACCTTACAccatgacggcgacgacgaccatcaCCACTCGCAGCAGAACGGCCAATATCAACACCACTCATGA
- a CDS encoding RNA recognition domain-containing protein containing protein, producing MSGKLDQSLDEILSTQRRSAGGPGRRSQRRSTGGRPAAAAPVGGVQKTSKPARAAANKPNAAKPAPGTGDSKVIVSNLPKDVNEQQIKLSDFVRHVISRPSSFPAGVVARSNLWVAIATCQPEFAKTPQDSFHDTAILKYGAESFGS from the exons ATGTCTGGCAAGCTCGACCAGTCTCTTGACGAGATTCTCTCGACTCAGCGCCGCTCTGCCGGCGGACCCGGTCGCCGCTCCCAGCGACGATCCACTGGTGGTCGtcccgcagccgcagccccAGTTGGCGGTGTTCAGAAGACATCGAAGCCTGCGCGTGCGGCCGCAAACAAGCCCAACGCTGCCAAGCCTGCGCCAGGCACTGGTGACAGCAAGGTCATCGTGAGCAACTTG CCCAAGGATGTCAACGAGCAACAGATCAAG CTGTCGGACTTTGTTCGACATGTCATTTCTCGCCCGTCCTCCTTCCCAGCCGGCGTCGTAGCGAGATCAAACCTTTGGGTGGCCATTGCCACTTGCCAACCGGAATTTGCCAAGACGCCGCAAGACTCCTTCCACGATACTGCGATCCTGAAATACGGCGCAGAATCCTTCGGAAGTTGA
- a CDS encoding Snf7 family protein, which yields METLKALFVKPDPQQQLRKCNALIRSNIRKLDRDINQVRQVEAKTKNLILQADKRAQRDPTRQKQAQKEARDFARELIRARKTSNRLVTSKAQLNSVQMQVNEAFAVRKIEGSIRASVGVMKDVNRLIRLPELAGTMQELSVELMKAGIIEEMVGESLPEDMDEFEEEEAEGEVDKVLGEILKDRMPKEQMPAVPVHQEPKPVEAEEEEEDAEAMMDQMRNRLEALRS from the exons ATGGAGACGCTCAAAGCGTTGTTCGTCAAGCCTGACCCGCAGCAGCAG CTGCGGAAATGCAACGCCCTCATCCGTTCCAACATCCGTAAACTAGACCGCGACATCAACCAAGTCAGACAAGTGGAAGCCAAGACGAAGAACCTCATCCTTCAGGCCGATAAGCGGGCGCAGCGAGACCCTACGAGGCAGAAGCAAGCACAGAAGGAGGCCCGCGACTTCGCGCGCGAGCTCATCCGGGCACGGAAGACCAGCAACCGGCTCGTCACGTCCAAGGCGCAGCTCAACAGCGTACAGATGCAGGTTAACGAGGCTTTCGCCGTGCGCAAGATCGAGGGCAGCATCCGCGCAAGCGTCGGCGTGATGAAGGACGTCAATCGCCTGATCCGGTTGCCTGAGCTGGCTGGAACGATGCAGGAGCTGAGCGTGGAGTTGATGAAAGCCGGCATCATCGAGGAGATGGTCGGCGAGAGCCTGCCCGAGGATATGGACGAGtttgaggaggaggaggctgagGGCGAGGTTGACAAGGTCCTCGGGGAGATTCTCAAGGATCGTATGCCCAAGGAGCAGATGCCCGCGGTACCGGTCCACCAGGAGCCCAAAccggtcgaggccgaggaggaagaagaagacgccgaggccatgatgGACCAGATGCGCAACAGgctcgaggccctgcgcAGCTGA
- a CDS encoding C2H2 finger domain-containing protein, whose protein sequence is MPPPMPTEAEAVPSFKGLENPSIPRQRTLDMFLNRSGTGPPQPSLPPDPQKRTSTAQPAPRSSFAVVLNPSPRKGSEATPARTVEDDADDLITPDLSPQFRRLAAQAAMDVSLAKPVLPDAAAIESDTAPHGATLPPPPRKRGRPKGFRPNLTGQKNPHCEAPSPRPRNLRPDRPKTGAMYAGKRRGRPPKAPSPQPRAIYEGLNPHFNVFICEWKGCQAELHNFATLQKHVFVVHVRKAPFGCNWAKCAEQQTPQAFSTPTHLKSHLQDLHMLPIAWQIGDGPQVSFKRYAPDDGAELPGYLFDKAGHQITPSIRDQKEEDFYTWRNNRRRLKDLLLLRDQNMPSEEEDNETELRVSEAVDH, encoded by the coding sequence ATGCCCCCGCCTATGCCAacggaggccgaggcggtccCATCGTTCAAGGGCTTAGAGAACCCGTCTATACCACGCCAACGTACCCTGGATATGTTTCTGAATCGGTCTGGCACTGGGCCACCACAGCCTTCGCTCCCGCCAGACCCTCAGAAGAGGACATCGACAGCCCAGCCGGCCCCACGATCATCGTTCGCCGTGGTTCTCAACCCAAGCCCAAGAAAGGGCTCAGAGGCGACTCCCGCAAGGACAGTagaggacgacgccgatgacCTGATCACGCCGGACCTGTCTCCCCAATTCAGAAGATTGGCTGCTCAAGCGGCAATGGATGTGAGCCTCGCCAAGCCGGTCTTGCCAGATGCCGCGGCTATCGAATCCGATACAGCTCCTCACGGGGCAAcgcttccgccgccgcctcggaaACGTGGCCGGCCAAAGGGTTTCCGTCCAAATCTCACGGGGCAAAAAAATCCACATTGCGAggccccgtcgccgagaccgagaaATCTGCGGCCGGACAGGCCCAAGACCGGCGCCATGTACGCTGGGAAaagacgaggacggccaCCGAAAGCACCATCGCCACAGCCAAGGGCCATCTACGAGGGACTGAACCCACATTTCAACGTCTTCATCTGCGAGTGGAAGGGATGCCAGGCCGAGTTGCACAATTTTGCGACGCTGCAAAAGCATGTCTTCGTAGTCCATGTGAGAAAGGCACCATTCGGGTGTAACTGGGCCAAATGTGCCGAGCAGCAGACGCCTCAAGCGTTCTCCACACCAACACACCTCAAATCTCACTTGCAGGATTTACATATGCTTCCAATCGCCTGGCAGATAGGGGACGGGCCGCAGGTATCGTTCAAACGATATGCTCCCGACGATGGGGCCGAACTCCCGGGCTACCTTTTTGACAAGGCGGGCCACCAGATCACGCCGTCTATCCGGGATCAGAAGGAGGAAGATTTCTACACGTGGCGCAACAACAGGCGAAGGCTCAAGGACCTTTTGCTCCTGCGAGATCAGAATATGCCAAGCGAAGAGGAAGACAACGAAACGGAGCTGAGGGTGAGCGAGGCAGTTGACCATTGA
- a CDS encoding Wos2 produces the protein MSATTLTPEVLWAQRSSTSDASKNFVYVTITVPDVPASNLKLDLKPTGLSFSGHSDSLKRSYAVDLEFYAEIDPAESKIIHTGKNVELKLQKKELKEEYWPRLLKEAKKVHFLKTDFDKWVDEDEQDEATEEDFSQFGGMGGMPGMGGAGGDFGGIDFSKLGGGGGPDLGDLEDEEGEDDDDMPALEGEDDGKDDGKAAAAVADAKAAEK, from the exons ATGTCTGCTACCACGTTAACTCCTGAAG TCCTCTGGGCTCAGCGCTCCAGCACATCTGATGCCTCCAAGAACTTTGTCTACGTGACAATCACAGTCCCCGATGTGCCCGCTTCCAACCTCAAGCTTGACCTCAAGCCCACCGGCCTGTCTTTCAGCGGCCACTCCGACAGCCTGAAGCGCTCGTATGCTGTAGACCTCGAGTTCTACGCCGAGATCGACCCCGCCGAGAGCAAAATCATCCACACCGGCAAGAACGTCGAGCTCAAGCTCCAAAagaaggagctcaaggaaGAGTACTGGCCCCGCCTGctcaaggaggccaagaaagTCCACTTCCTTAAGACCGACTTCGACAAGtgggtcgacgaggacgagcaggACGAGGCAACCGAGGAGGACTTCTCTCAGTTCGGCGGCATGG GCGGCATGCCCGGCATGGGAGGTGCTGGCGGCGACTTCGGTGGCATCGACTTCTCCAagcttggtggcggcggtggacCCGACTTGGGAGATctggaagacgaagagggcgaggacgatgacgacatGCCGGCTCTGGAGGGtgaggacgacggcaaggatgacggcaaggccgctgctgccgtcgccgacgccaaggcTGCGGAGAAATAA
- a CDS encoding Isochorismatase, whose protein sequence is MKFSLTLAVSALFAAANADAVPWERLNKNDSMLLVVDMQEGLFNLARDFDPTLYRNSMLAHSSLAKVFDLPVVLTTSAETGPNGPLPQEILDMHPTAPLIKRNGEVDAWDNSDFRDAVRAANKSQIILAGITTDVCTTFLALSLRAEGYSVWANVEASGTTTELIRDVSNDRMAAAGVQVVSLFSISLDLMRDWRNTPGALELFSWLDEYYPAYGYLARGHRAAVTNGTVSPGQETLPL, encoded by the exons ATGAAGTTCTCTCTGAccctcgccgtctcggcgcTCTTCGCCGCTGCCAACGCTGATG CCGTCCCCTGGGAGAGGCTCAACAAGAACGACTCGatgctcctcgtcgtcgacatgcAGGAGGGTCTCTTCAACCTCGCCCGCGACTTCGACCCCACCCTTTACCGCAACTCGATGCTCGCCCACTCCTCCCTGGCCAAGGTCTTTGACCTCCCCGTTGTCCTGACCACTTCTGCCGAGACTG GCCCCAACGGTCCCCTTCCCCAGGAGATTCTCGACATGCACCCGACCGCGCCCCTGATCAAGCgcaacggcgaggtcgacgcgtGGGACAACTCGGACTTCCGCGAtgccgtccgcgccgccaaCAAGTCGCAgatcatcctcgccggcatcacCACGGACGTCTGCACCaccttcctcgccctctccctccgcGCCGAGGGCTACTCCGTCTGGGCCAACGTCGAGGCCTCGGGCACCACGACCGAGCTCATCCGCGACGTCTCCAACGACcgcatggccgccgccggcgtccaggtcgtctccctcttctccatctcccttGACCTCATGCGCGACTGGCGCAACAcccccggcgccctcgagctctTCTCCTGGCTCGACGAGTACTACCCCGCCTACGGCTACCTCGCCCGCGGccaccgcgccgccgtcaccaaCGGCACCGTCAGCCCGGGCCAGGAGACCCTGCCTCTGTAA
- a CDS encoding CCCH finger dna binding protein yields the protein MPPKKNDKGAAKKPAAGKALEDKTFGMKNKKGGAAQKQIAQLHSSMKNGGSAEQKRKEAEKAQREREKKAAEDAKRETELLLNKPAQIQKVPFGVDPKTVVCIFFKKGNCEKGKKCKFSHNLEDERKTVKKNLYTDTRKEEEEKKKAETSADWDEEKLRSVVLSKKGNQQTTTDKVCKFFVEAIEDGKYGWFWVCPNGGDKCKYKHALPPGFILKTKEQRAAEKALLDKSPLKTLTLEDFLESERHKLTGTLTPVTPESFAKWKKERLDKKAAEEQAKKAKEATGRALFESGNWRTTEDDEEEEDDDDGVWNLEKLRAETEALRIRREEERLLAINGGTLPPAETNTAVAEASGS from the exons ATGCCTCCGAAGAAGAATGACAAGggcgccgccaagaagccggcggccggcAAGGCCCTTGAGGACAAAACCTTTGGTATGAAGAACAAGAAAGGAGGCGCGGCCCAGAAGCAGATTGCCCAACTGCACtcgtcgatgaagaacggcggcagcgcTGAGCAGAAGCGCAAAGAGGCAGAGAAGGCgcaaagggagagagagaagaaggcagCGGAAGATGCCAAGAGGGAGACCGAGCTGCTCCTGAACAAGCCCGCACAGATTCAAAAGGTGCCTTTCGGTGTCGATCCCAAGACCGTCGTCTGCATCTTCTTCAAGAAGGGCAACTGTGAGAAAGGCAAGAAGTGCAAGTTTTCTCACAATCTCGAAGATGAACGAAAGACGGTAAAGAAGAACTTGTATACGGATACCCgcaaggaagaggaggagaagaagaaggccgagacaTCTGCCGACtgggacgaggagaagctccGTTCGGTTGTCCTCTCCAAGAAGGGCAACCAACAAACCACTACCGACAAGGTCTGCAAGTTCTTtgtcgaggccatcgaggacggcaagtaCGGATGGTTCTGGGTCTGTCCAAACGGAGGCGACAAGTGCAAATACAAGCATGCTTTGCCACCGGG ATTCATTCTCAAGACCAAGGAACAACGagccgccgagaaggccttGTTGGACAAGTCTCCCCTCAAGACCCTTACCCTCGAAGACTTCCTCGAGTCCGAACGACACAAACTTACTGGAACCCTCACACCAGTCACGCCCGAGTCATTCGCCAAGTGGAAGAAGGAACGCTTGGACAAGAAAGCTGCCGAGGAGCAGGCCAAGAAAGCCAAGGAGGCAACTGGTCGTGCACTTTTCGAGAGTGGCAACTGGCGTACAacagaggacgacgaggaggaagaggacgacgacgacggagtCTGGAACTTGGAGAAGCTGCgggccgagaccgaggctCTTCGCATCaggagggaagaggagcGTCTGCTGGCAATCAACGGCGGCACGCTTCCGCCGGCGGAAACGAACACGGCAGTTGCCGAGGCGTCCGGATCCTGA
- a CDS encoding RNA recognition domain-containing protein containing protein, protein MQIEIVVGASQAANVIPPTKKSLAERTTQPKAQPKSAANDKRNNANANKGAAAAPGARGKKPQRRVRTTRPTKKTAEELDSEMADYFESSANPAGENAAAPAAAPAATGGDAPMEDEIM, encoded by the exons ATGCAGATCGAGATTGTCGTTGGTGCTTCCCAAGCAGCTAACGTAATTCCGCCCACTAAGAAGTCGCTTGCCGAGCGCACCAC TCAGCCTAAAGCCCAGCCCAAGTCTGCGGCCAACGACAAGCGCAACAACGCCAATGCCAACAagggcgctgctgctgctcccggCGCTCGTGGCAAGAAGCCCCAGCGCCGCGTACGCACCACCCGCCCTACGAAGAAGACCGCGGAGGAGTTGGACTCGGAGATGGCTGACTACTTTGAGTCGAGCGCCAACCCCGCTGGCGAgaatgccgccgcccctgcTGCGGCTCCGGCCGCCACTGGCGGCGATGCCCCTATGGAGGACGAGATCATGTAA
- a CDS encoding Short-chain dehydrogenase, translating into MASKSFYAIISGVGSGTGRAAAIRFSKAYTVVLLARKPESYNSIVDEIKQAGGQAFGLTADATDEAAVNAAFETIKNQLPGGKLAAAVYNVNGGFARKPFLELKREELDASLDAAPKGFFTFAQKTLPLLLESVPESPHPPSLIITGATASIKGSALFGSFAAGKFALRALGQSLAREFGPKGVHVSHAIIDGGIDTPWGKDFVANNGVEDGKISPDASDQIAETYWHLHTQHRSAFTQEVDIRPYVEKF; encoded by the exons ATGGCTTCCAAGTCCTTCTACGCCATCATTTCCGGAGTCGGCTCCGGAACAG GCCGCGCAGCAGCTATCCGCTTCTCCAAGGCATACACCGTCGTCTTGCTCGCTCGTAAGCCGGAAAGCTACAACTCCATCGTTGACGAGATCAAGCAAGCGGGCGGCCAGGCGTTCGGCCTCACCGCCGACGCTACGGATGAGGCCGCCGTAAATGCCGCCTTCGAGACGATCAAGAATCAGCTTCCCGGAGGCAAGCTTGCCGCCGCAGTATACAACGTCAACGGCGGATTCGCCCGGAAGCCGTTCCTCGAGCTCAAGAGGGAGGAGCTGGATGCCAGCCTCGACGCTGCACC AAAGGGATTTTTCACATTCGCGCAAAAGACGCTGCCTCTACTACTTGAGTCGGTGCCGGAGTCGCCTCACCCGCCATCACTGATTATCACAGGAGCAACGGCGTCCATCAAAGGCTCTGCCTTGTTCGGGTCGTTTGCTGCCGGTAAATTCGCCCTTCGTGCTCTAGGCCAGTCCCTGGCTCGCGAGTTTGGACCCAAGGGCGTTCATGTATCACATGCAATCATTGACGGAGGTATCGACACACCTTGGGGCAAGGATTTTGTTGCCAACAATGGCGTAGAAGACGGCAAGATTTCCCCAGACGCT TCCGACCAGATTGCGGAGACCTACTGGCATCTGCACACGCAACACCGGTCTGCCTTTACCCAAGAGGTTGATATCAGACCCTATGTAGAGAAATTCTGA